One Streptomyces sp. RPA4-2 genomic window carries:
- a CDS encoding SpoIIE family protein phosphatase: protein MNFTRWSARLPGTQRRAAARTEHMASPDRRGDGAVPAARAERLTDDQQPVPAVDDLPVREVLDRVPALVALVHGPDHRLAYVNDAYAAAFGARPVGEPAAEALPELAEIGLLPLLDQVLRSAKPRTVKSRKAPGGRSYTFTCTPVDATPDGPDGGVLIFATDVTDHAEAAERLRASERRQRETAVTLQRSLLPQELEEPDDLRVAATYQPGGTEAAVGGDWYDVITLGGGRTALVIGDVMGRGVRAAAVMGQLRTAVRAYARLDLPPHEVLQLLDGLATEIDANQIATCAYAVHDPNEGRLVYASAGHLPILVRDENGTVLRADEPTGPPLGTGGWMHASGSVPLGPGSTAVLYTDGLVERRNEDLDEGIAALERALAGATGTPQVVCDRLVRSAGVTADHDDDVAVLVLQHPARTGPDGELFRNAALELLGGVEAAPRARAFASGVLTSWRFPPDLHDLGVLATSELVANSLQHGTPPMRLRLRRTDRRLIIEVTDGDDHLPRRRRAEPADEAGRGIAIVATIASGWGSRRTPGGGKAVWCEFALPRTTP from the coding sequence GTGAATTTCACGCGCTGGAGCGCCCGGCTCCCCGGAACGCAGCGCCGCGCCGCAGCGCGGACCGAGCACATGGCCTCCCCGGACCGGCGAGGTGATGGGGCCGTGCCCGCGGCCCGCGCCGAGCGGCTGACCGACGACCAGCAGCCCGTCCCCGCCGTCGACGACCTCCCCGTACGCGAGGTCCTCGACCGCGTACCGGCCCTCGTCGCCCTCGTGCACGGCCCCGACCACCGCCTCGCCTACGTCAACGACGCCTACGCGGCCGCCTTCGGCGCCCGTCCCGTCGGCGAGCCCGCGGCCGAGGCGCTCCCCGAGCTCGCGGAGATCGGCCTGCTCCCGCTCCTCGACCAGGTCCTGCGCAGCGCCAAGCCCCGCACCGTCAAGTCCCGCAAGGCGCCCGGCGGCCGCTCGTACACCTTCACCTGCACGCCCGTCGACGCCACCCCGGACGGCCCCGACGGCGGCGTCCTGATCTTCGCCACCGACGTCACCGACCACGCCGAGGCGGCCGAGCGGCTGCGCGCCAGCGAGCGCCGCCAGCGCGAGACCGCAGTCACCCTCCAGCGCTCCCTGCTCCCCCAGGAACTGGAGGAGCCCGACGACCTGCGTGTCGCCGCCACCTACCAGCCCGGCGGCACCGAGGCAGCGGTCGGCGGCGACTGGTACGACGTGATCACCCTCGGCGGCGGCCGCACGGCCCTGGTCATCGGCGACGTGATGGGACGGGGGGTGCGGGCCGCGGCCGTCATGGGCCAGCTGCGCACCGCCGTGCGCGCGTACGCCCGCCTCGACCTGCCCCCGCACGAGGTGCTCCAGCTCCTCGACGGACTGGCCACCGAGATCGACGCCAACCAGATCGCCACCTGCGCGTACGCCGTCCACGACCCCAACGAGGGCCGGCTCGTGTACGCGTCGGCGGGCCACCTCCCGATCCTCGTACGCGACGAGAACGGCACCGTGCTGCGGGCCGACGAACCCACCGGACCGCCCCTGGGCACCGGAGGCTGGATGCACGCGTCGGGCTCGGTCCCACTGGGACCCGGCTCGACGGCCGTCCTCTACACCGACGGTCTGGTGGAGCGCCGCAACGAGGACCTCGACGAGGGCATCGCCGCCCTGGAGCGCGCCCTCGCCGGCGCCACCGGCACACCCCAGGTCGTCTGCGACCGTCTCGTCCGCTCGGCGGGCGTCACCGCGGACCACGACGACGACGTGGCGGTCCTGGTCCTCCAGCACCCGGCCCGCACGGGCCCCGACGGCGAGCTCTTCCGCAACGCCGCGCTGGAACTGCTGGGCGGGGTGGAAGCCGCTCCCCGCGCGCGGGCCTTCGCCTCCGGCGTCCTGACGAGCTGGCGCTTCCCTCCGGACCTGCACGACCTGGGCGTCCTCGCCACCAGCGAACTCGTCGCCAACTCCCTGCAGCACGGCACCCCGCCGATGCGTCTGCGGCTGCGCCGCACCGACCGCCGGCTGATCATCGAGGTCACCGACGGCGACGACCACCTCCCGCGCCGCCGCCGCGCCGAACCCGCGGACGAGGCCGGCCGGGGCATCGCGATCGTCGCCACGATCGCCTCCGGCTGGGGCTCCAGACGCACTCCCGGCGGCGGAAAGGCCGTGTGGTGCGAGTTCGCACTCCCTCGCACCACCCCCTGA